In the genome of Acidobacteriota bacterium, the window GGTCGTAACCCTTCCGCCGGTACCAAAACTGGTATCTAAACTTCCGTCACATGATAGCGAGAGATAGCGACGTCAGCGAGGAACATTCCCGGTGTCGTGCTGCCAAAGAATGGCTGCCAGCCGGTGATGCCCGCGGCAACGATCTTTCCATCAGGCTGCAGAGCTAACCCCATGACTTGGTCCGGAACACCGGGCCTGAAATCGGTTGTTACTTTTCCGCCGCTGCCGAATGTTAGGTCAAGATCGCCAGCCGTAGCCCGACCTTATCAACGGGCACAGCCAAAGCCAGATGACCACGGCAAAAACGAGTAAGAGCTTTATTCGGATGATCGAAATGGTGCGGAGCGCACCGCTGGTCTGGAAGCGTATTCTTACGATAAATCTGTTCGATTTCATATAACCTCCCGGTTTTTGGCGGAGGTCTTTGAAGAGAAGTCGCTCTCTCCTTCGGCCTAGCCACTGCTATTCCCGGCGACTTCGCGGGAACGGCGTTTCAATTCTTCAAATTTCATCTCTCTTTTTTGCGCTAAAAACGATTGTGATATTTGATAGGGACCATAACTGAACGGCGTTCTGACCGATCCCACAGAAATTTGGCAAATTGATCCTTTTTCTCGCATTACAGAATTAATGCGCGCAAGGCGTGTGCCATTGGAATCCCGGGATTTTCGGCATAAATGCAAATAGAACATAAGCTGGGACTAAGCGAATACCGCTGGGCGCGATACTTTTCGCGGAGAATTCCACATCCCGCATGCTGTATAGAGATCAAAAAAGCCCGGGCTTCGAGGCCGGGCTTTTCTGTTTTGCTGTGAAAACAATACCGCTAAATCTTAGAATATGGATTCGTCAGTACCATCAAGACCATTAAGAGAATGAAATACGGAATCAAAACCGCTGCTCCGGGATAATCTTTCGCGATCCGTTGGCCAAAGAAAAGAGCAACAATTCCCGCGGCTCCGACAGCTGACGACCAAAAGATCAAAGCAGTCGTTCCCGCGACGAAGAAATAAACGATCCCCGCCGCACTCATCGATCCCGCCGCAAGCTCGATGACTGTGATCTTCGCGAGCATCAGCGGAACCAACGGGCCGAGAAACGTCTTGGCGAAATGGCCTTTCAGCCACTCGACATTTCCCTT includes:
- a CDS encoding DoxX family membrane protein, whose product is MQFGETVKNLPALLGALLVAILFIQSGLDKVFDWKGNVEWLKGHFAKTFLGPLVPLMLAKITVIELAAGSMSAAGIVYFFVAGTTALIFWSSAVGAAGIVALFFGQRIAKDYPGAAVLIPYFILLMVLMVLTNPYSKI